Proteins found in one Aethina tumida isolate Nest 87 chromosome 1, icAetTumi1.1, whole genome shotgun sequence genomic segment:
- the LOC109603169 gene encoding endochitinase: protein MRSFLLWAFIFFATQYTDATPARVVCYFSNWAIYRPGVGRYALEDVPVDLCTHIVYSFIGVDDKTWGVLVIDPELDVDQNGFNNFTALKATHPNVKFQVAVGGWAEGGEKYSAMVADKSRRDTFIRSVVDFMNKYGFDGFDLDWEYPGAADRGGSFSDKDRFFYFVEELRRAFNKEGKGWEITMAVPIAKFRLNEGYHVPELCELLDAIHVMSYDLRGNWAGFADSHSPLYKRPHDQWAYETLNVNDGLQLWVDYGCSPKKLIVGIPFYGRSFTLSNSNNNYNPGTYINKEAGGGDPGPYTNATGFLAYYEICTEVNNKDAGWTKKWDEAGKVPYAYKGNQWVGYEDPESVQIKMDWIKSKGYGGAMNWAIDMDDFHGLCGPKNPLIHILAANMMSYDVPEPTHTTTPRPEWARPPSTPSEDGSKPVVTTPKPGQWVPQAPTSTTRKPKPTTAATTTKRPTTQPPAYVEPVEPVEPEEPDNEVHYPELPHPGSPPKPTNPPIPPKPTEAPNPDFECKGDFMPHEDCTKYYRCVHGKPMIFSCKPGTAYHTVTNVCDWPANVDREECRKS, encoded by the exons ATGCGAAGCTTCCTGCTCTgggcatttatattttttgcaacGCAATATACCG ATGCCACACCTGCAAGAGTTGTATGTTACTTCAGTAACTGGGCTATCTACAGACCTGGAGTTGGAAGATATGCTTTAGAAGATGTACCAGTAGATCTTTGTACTCACATCGTCTACTCTTTCATTGGTGTAGACGATAAAACTTGGGGCGTCCTAGTAATAGATCCAGAG CTGGATGTGGACCAAAATGGCTTCAATAACTTCACAGCTCTTAAAGCAACACACCCGAATGTCAAATTCCAAGTAGCTGTAGGAGGATGGGCCGAAGGCGGTGAAAAATATTCTGCTATGGTAGCTGACAAGTCTAGAAGAGACACATTCATAAGAAGCGTGGTTGACTTCATGAATAAATATGGATTTGATGGTTTTGATTTGGATTGGGAATACCCAGGAGCAGCAGACAGAGGTGGCAGTTTCTCTGACAAAGACAGATTTTTCTATTTCGTCGAAGAACTGAGAAGAGCTTTCAATAAAGAGGGCAAAGGCTGGGAAATTACAATGGCCGTACCAATCGCCAAATTTAGACTTAACGAAGGATACCACGTACCAGAACTTTGCGA ATTACTTGATGCTATACACGTGATGTCATACGATTTGAGAGGAAATTGGGCCGGATTTGCTGACTCGCACAGTCCTTTATATAAGAGACCACATGACCAATGGGCATACGAAACTCTGAACGTT AATGACGGTCTTCAACTTTGGGTGGACTACGGATGTTCACCGAAGAAACTTATTGTCGGAATTCCATTTTACGGAAGATCATTCACGTTGAGCAACAGCAACAACAATTACAATCCAGGCACTTACATCAACAAGGAAGCAGGTGGTGGTGACCCAGGTCCATACACCAATGCCACCGGATTCTTGGCATACTACGAg atttgtaCCGAAGTTAACAATAAAGATGCTGGTTGGACTAAAAAATGGGATGAAGCTGGAAAAGTACCTTATGCTTACAAAGGAAACCAGTGGGTTGGATACGAAGACCCAGAAAGTGTGCAAATTAAAATGGACTGGATCAAATCTAAAGGCTATGGTGGTGCAATGAACTGGGCTATTGATATGGATGATTTTCATGGTTTATGTGGACCCAAGAACCCGCTCATTCATATTCTAGCCGCTAACATGATGTCATATGACGTGCCCGAACCTACCCACACGACCACACCAAGA CCTGAATGGGCCAGACCACCAAGCACCCCATCAGAAGACGGATCCAAACCAGTAGTGACCACTCCCAAACCCGGACAATGGGTACCACAAGCACCAACAAGCACTACAAGGAAGCCTAAACCGACAACTGCTGCTACTACAACAAAGAGACCAACCACCCAGCCACCGGCATATGTTGAACCAGTTGAACCAGTCGAACCAGAAGAACCAGATAACGAGGTACACTATCCGGAGTTGCCCCACCCCGGAAGTCCTCCAAAACCTACAAATCCTCCCATTCCACCAAAGCCAACAGAAGCTCCAAATCCAGATTTTGAATGCAAAGGTGATTTCATGCCACATGAAGACTGCACAAAG tattatcgCTGTGTACATGGAAAACCAATGATTTTCTCTTGTAAACCTGGCACTGCTTACCATACTGTGACAAATGTCTGTGATTGGCCAGCGAATGTGGACCGTGAAGAGTGCAGAAAatcttaa